From Herbiconiux flava, one genomic window encodes:
- a CDS encoding DUF3054 domain-containing protein has translation MNSSSPSAARRASARAVVVAAVVDLALVLLFVAIGRRSHDEGDALAGFAVTAWPFVVGAAVGWAASLGWRRPLAVWPTGVVVWVAAVVLGMLLRVASGQGVQLSFVIVTAIVLGVFLAGWRAIAALVRRLRARRG, from the coding sequence GTGAACTCTTCGTCGCCCTCGGCCGCTCGCCGCGCATCCGCTCGTGCCGTCGTGGTCGCTGCCGTCGTCGACCTCGCGCTGGTGCTGCTGTTCGTGGCGATCGGGCGCCGCAGCCACGACGAGGGTGACGCCCTCGCCGGCTTCGCCGTCACGGCCTGGCCCTTCGTCGTGGGCGCGGCGGTCGGCTGGGCCGCCTCGCTCGGCTGGCGCCGCCCCCTCGCCGTCTGGCCCACCGGCGTCGTGGTGTGGGTGGCGGCGGTGGTGCTCGGCATGCTGCTGCGCGTGGCGAGCGGCCAGGGGGTGCAACTGAGCTTCGTCATCGTGACGGCTATCGTGCTGGGCGTCTTCCTCGCGGGGTGGCGCGCGATCGCGGCCCTCGTGCGGCGGCTCCGAGCCCGGCGCGGCTGA